The Corynebacterium mycetoides genome includes the window TCGATAAGCACGACTTTCCGGCCCGCGAAGTCGATGCCCTCGGCGGGAACTTCCAGCGCCGCTGAGCTTTATTCGGTCTGGTACTCCTCCGTGATCACGGGCGGCGGCAGCTTGCCCTTCTTGCGGATGGCCAGGATGCCCAGACCGAGCTCGTAGGCCACGGCGGAGCCGATGAGGAAGCCGCGCGCGTCCAGCCCGCCGATCAGGTCCGCTCCGAACGCCCGGCTCGTCTCGGCCAGCTCGCGGATCACCACGGTCAGCGCCTCGCCGTCGGCCAGCACGGGTGTCAGGTCCTCGAACAGCACGCCGGGTTCCGGGAAGTCCTGAACCTTGCGGATCTTGGCGTGTAGAGCGTCGCGGGCGGTTGCGTATCGGCCGGTCGCGGGGGGTTGGATGGGCACTGCGTGTCCTCGCTTCACTTCGTTATCTAGAGGTCGTTAGGGGATGCGTTACTGGGTGGTGGCGTCAGTGGACGGCGGGCGCAGCTGCCACCGGTCCATGTTCCAACCGATGCCAGTTGGGCCTGTGTACACAATAACGTTTGTCAGGTTCCGGTCTATTGCGAATGACCTCGGCTGCGCCGCCAGCGGCAGGCTGGGCAGCGTCTCCCACAGCTTGGTCTCCGCCTCCCGCATCGCGTCAACGTCCGGGGTGCGCGCGCCGAGGCCGCCGTATTCGGTCTGCGGATTCACCGGGCGCAGCACCGCGTCCACGGTCCCCTCCACGCCGGTCTCCGCGCCCCACTCGTCGATCTCGACGCGCCCGATGTCCCGCAGGGTCTTGGTCTCTCCGGTTGTGGCGGTCACGTCCGTCACTGTCACGCCGGCAGCCTCGCACGAGTCGCGGATGGCCTCCACCATCGCCGCCATGCGTGTCGACGCCTGCGCGTACCCGATCCGCAGCTCAAGGCCCGCCAGCGAGCGCGCGCCTTCCACGTCGACGTCCATGTGGGGCGCGGCGATGTCATCGAAACGCTTCGCCAGCGGGTCGTTGTGTGCGACGACGTGCACGGTTGTCGCAGGCACCTCGACGCCCGCCTCCGCACTCGACGCTGCGGCCACGGCCCGCGGATCCACGCACTTCGCCAGCGCCCGCCTGCGCTCGTGGTACGACCACGGCCCAAAATCTTCGAAGGTGAGCGAATCCGTCAGCGCCCCCTCCGTCGAGGTCACGTCCAGCGCGTTGCCCTCCGCGTTGCGGTCGAGCCACTGCGGGTCTGCCTCGCTGACGTCCGCAATGCGGAGATTACCGGTGGCGTTCAGCTCCGCGGAGTCTGCCGTGCCCGGCCACACGACGATCTCGTCGGTCAGGGGCACGTCGCCGTAGTAGTGCTCGTTGGCCACCAACGTCACCTGGCCGGCCTCCCCCACGCTGTCGAGCACATACGGCCCGAAGGAGACGTGCATCGCCGGGTCGAAGGTGTCCAGGTTGAAACCGTCGTGCCACTCCCTGGCGATGCGGCGCAGCGACTCGGGGTTGCCAGAATTCAGTTCCGCGTTGAGCCCCGCCTCGTCCATGTTCACCCTCGACGCCACCGCATGGGCGGGCATGACGGTGCCGGGGCCGAACAGCTCCCGCCACCTCGCGCCCCGGCCCTCGGCGAAGACGACGTCGAAGTTCTTGGCGCCGGGCTGGCAGTTGAGGCGCTCGGCATCGTCGAAAAGCGGCATGTGCGAGCCGAAGATCTCCGGGTTCTTCCCCGCGGTGAAGGTGAGCAAATAGTCGGTGCAGGTCACGGGCGCGCCGTCGGAAAACACCGCCTCGGGCGCGAGCTGGTACTGCACAATGCGCTGGGCGCCGGGCAACGCCTGGGTGCGCACGAGATCCGTGTTTGGGATCATCTGACCGCTGGGGCCAGCGACAAACACGCCGGGGTACACGCGCCCCGAGACCATCTGCGCGAACTCGGACACACCGACGTCGGACCCGGCGTTGATGGTGCTCACGCTGCCCGGGATCTGGTAGGCGAACTGGCTCGCCTCCTGCTCGGCCGACGTGTCGCTGCCCGGCGTCGCGCACGCGACCGCCCCTGCTGTCGCGGCGGTGACCGCGACCGTAAGCGCGAAAAGCTTGCGCATCAGCGGGTGGGAACTGCGCACGGCACGCCGTCCCATCAACGTGACGTGGGGCGCCACGACGCTGTGGTGGGCCCGGTCTGCCCGGTCTGCCCAGTCGGTGCGGCCTGGTTGGGGGCAGCGGGAGCGGATGCGGGCGCGGCGACCGTGCGCTTGGAGCCGGTGATCTCCTCACCGGCATCCCCGTCCGCGCCGCGGCCCTCCCGGAACTCCTGCACCTCGCGGTTGTGCTCCTGGTACTTCTTTTGCCGGTTGATCAGGGACACCAGAATCGGGGTTGCCAGGAAGAGGGAGGAGAAGATGCCCTCAATAACGCCTATGAGCTGGATCAGGGCCAGGTCCCGCAGGGTGCCCACGCCCATCATCCACACGGCCACCACCATCAGCGCCACGATGGGCAGCGCGGAGATGACGGATGTGGAGATGGAGCGCATGACGGTCTGGTTGACCGCCAGGTTGGCCTCCTCCGCGTACGTGGTGCGGCGCGAGTCGAGCACCCCGGCCGTGTTCTCGCGCACCTTGTCGAAGACGATCACCGTGTCGTAGATGGAGAAGGTCAAAACCGTGAGCAGGCCGATGACCATCGCGGGTGTGATCTCCAGGCCGAAGAGGGCGTAGATGCCCATGATCAGGACGCCGTCGATAAGCAGGGCCGCCATCGCGGCCACGGCCATCTCCCGCTCGAGGCGCAGGGCCACGTAGGCTGCGGCGGCGAGCAGGAAAACACCCATCGCGAGGATCATGCGCTGGGTGATGGTCGAGCCCCAGGACTCGGAAACCGTCGAGTCGCCGATGGCGTCGGGGCTGACGTTTCCCTCGGAGTCGAGCGGCTGGTGCTCCTCGAAGATGGCTTGGCGGGCCTGGTCAATCTGGTCCTGCGTGAGGTGCTCCGAGTTGATTTCCAGCGTGCGCGCGTCGCCGGCGCCGATGATCTGCGTCAGCTCCGGGGTGACTCCGGTCGCCTCGATGAACGTCTCTTCCACGTCCTCGGCCACTAGGTCGCCGGCGGGCATGGACATCTTCGTCCCGCCCTCGAAGTCGATGCCCAGGTTGAACCCGCGCAGGAGCATGGCGGCCAGCGCGATGACCACCAGCGCGAAGGTGATGCCGTACCACAGCTTCGAGCGGCCGATGAAGTCGATCGCGCCCTCTCCCGTGTACAGCTTGTCGTAGCGGCTGCGCGTGACGCTGGCGGACGCCGCTTCAGGGACGGAATCGCCCGTGCCGGGTGTGAATTTGGTGCTTGCCATGACTTAGTTCTCCTCTGCTCGAGCCGGCTGTGCCGAGGCGGTGGCGCCCGCGGTGCCAGCGGCGCGCTCGCGCTGCACGAGGCGGTAGATAGCGCCCATGCCGTTGACGGCCGGGCGGGACCAGAAACGCGACCGGGACGCGAGAATCATCAGCGGGGCGGTCACCAGGAACGTGACTAGGAGGTCGACCACCGTGGTCAGGCCCATAGTAAACGCGAATCCCTTCACATCACCCACGGCGAGGAAGTAAATCACCACAGCGCCGATGAGGGTGACGATGTTGCCGGTGACGATGGTCTCCTTCGCCCGGTCCCAGCCCTGCGCGGTGGCCGAGCGGAAGGTCCGCCCCTTGCGCAGCTCGTCCTTCACGCGCTCGTAGATGACCACGAACGAGTCCGCCGTGGTGCCGATGCCGATGATCAGGCCCGCGATGCCGGACAGATCCAGGGAGTACCCGATCCAGCGCCCGAGCAGGACGAGCACGCCGTAGACCACCAGCCCCGCGACCGCCAGGGTGGCCAGCGAAATGAGACCGAACAGGCGGTAGTAGGCGAAGACGAATATGGCCACCAGGATCAGGCCGACAACGCCCGCGATCAGGCCCGCCTTCAGGGAAGCCGCGCCGAGGGAGGGCGGCACCGTCATCGCCGTTCCCCCGGGCTCGCCGTCCTCCCCCGCAAAGGAGAGGGGCAGGGCGCCGTAGCGCAGGTTGTTCGCCAGCGCGGTGGCCTCCTCCTGCGTGAACTGGCCGGTGATGGATGTTGCGGAGCCGACCGGGGTGGCGCCCTGGATGACGGGCGCCGAGATGACCTGGGAGTCCAGCGTGATGGCGACCTGCTGGCCGATCATGTTCGAGGTGAGCTGCGCCCACGCCTGGGAGCCGTTCGGCTCGCCGTCCTGGCTAAACGCGAAGCTGATCTCCATCTGGCTGGTCTGCGGGTTGTATCCGCCTGTGATCGCCCGGCTGGTGTCGATTTCGTTGCCCGTGAGCCGCGGGCCCTCCGGGTTCTGCGGGTCGAGCAGCGGTGCCTCGCCGAGCAGTAGCGGCTGGAGGGATGTCGCGTCGCACGCCACAAGCGGCTGGGACGAGTCGTCCGTGCCCGCCAGGGGGTCCGTCTGCTGGGTTTGGCAGACCGTGCTCATCAGCGCCAGGGACGCGAACTGCTGGGTCGGGTCCGAGGACTGCCGGGTCTCCCGCAGCATCTCGGTGGTCTCCTGCCGGCGGTCCGCGGCCTCGACCGGGCCCTTCGGCTCCTCCAGCGGCTCGGCGGTGACCTCCAGCCCCGCGGCGCCCTCGCCCAGCTGGGCCACAATACCGTCGATGGTGCTCTGCGCCTGATCCTTGGGCAGGATGCCGTGGGCCACCCACGCGTTGGCGGTGTCCACCAGCGTCTCCCCCAGCGCCGCCGGGTCGGGCGCGGGGCTTTGCGCGACCGGGCGGAACGCGAGCTGCGAGGTCTGACCGAGGTTGCGCACAGCCGAGGTGTCGTCGCCGGCGGCGGTGATCACCAGCGTGTTGCCGTCGACGACGACGCTCGCCCCGCTCACGCCCATGCCGTTGACGCGGTTCTCAATAATGTTGCGCGCGTCTTGGAGCTGCTCCGGTGTGGGGTCCTGGCCCTGCGGCACCAGGGTCACCCGGGTGCCGCCTTGCAGGTCGATTCCCAGCTTGGGGGTCGCGGACTTACTGCCCGTGAAGAAGACGAGGGCGTACACCGCGACGATGATAAGCAAAAACAGAGCGAGGGCCGTCGCGGGCCACGTCCGTTTTGCCCGCAAGTCTGCGGCGCGCCGTGTGGGTGAGGACACTGCGGAAACTCCTCTGTCGTCATATGGTGGTGAACTTCGCTCCCCCGGGGCCGGTTCACGGCGGCTGGGAACGCACATCGCAACATGCTACGTCATCCCCCGGACACAACAGGGCCCGGCCCCGCATGTCGCGGCGCCGGGCCTGTGGCGAAGCGGAAGGCCTCTAGTCGGTCCGGGCGCCGTCGGTGTTCGCGGCGGCCGGCGTGGCGCGGCGCAGGACGCCGGTGCGCTCGGTGGTCACGACAATTCCCGGGGCGATCTCGAGGCGCAGCGTGTCGGCGTCGGCCCCGACGACGGTGCCGTGCACTCCGGCGACGGTGACGACCGCGTCACCGGGCTGAAGGGACGCGTGGAGCTGCTCCATGTCGGCCTGGCGCCGGCGCTGGCTGCGCATCATCAACAATGTGGGCAGCATGAACACCGCGAGAATAATCAGCAAGAAGATGAGTTCCATGGTCACCCATTGTGTCACAGCAGGTTGAGCTGCCCCGGCGCCTCCGGGGGCGGGGTGATGCCCAGGTGGTTCCAGGCCGCCGCGGTGGCCACGCGCCCCCGGCCCGTGCGCGCCATCAGGCCCGCGCGGACGAGGTAGGGCTCGCACACCTCCTCCACCGTCGCCGGTTCCTCCCCCACGGCGATGGCGAGCGTGTTCACGCCGACGGGTCCTCCCCCGTGGCCGCGGATGAGCGAATCCAGCACGGCGCGGTCGAGCCGGTCGAGCCCGAGCTCGTCGACGTCGAAGACTTCCAGCGCGGCGCGCGCCGCGGGGACGTCGACACGCCCGTCGCCGTGCACGTCCGCCCAGTCGCGCACGCGGCGGAGCAGGCGGTTGGCGATGCGCGGTGTCCCGCGCGAGCGGGAGGCGATCTCCACGGCGGCGTCGTGGGTGATGTCCACGTCCAGGATCGTCGCCGCGCGGGTGATCACGCTGGTCAGGTCGTCGACGTCGTAGAACTCCATCTGGGCGGTGAACCCGAAGCGGTCACGCAGCGGGCCCGTGAGCATGCCGGCGCGGGTGGTGGCCCCCACGAGAGTGAACGGCGGGATCTCCAGCGGAATCGACGTCGCGCCCGGGCCCTTGCCCACGATGACGTCGATGCGGAAGTCTTCCATCGCCATGTAGAGCATTTCCTCGGCGGGCCGTGCGATGCGGTGGATCTCGTCTATGAAGAGCACGTCGCCCTCCATGAGGTTGGACAGCATGGCCGCCAAGTCGCCCGCGCGCTCCAGCGCCGGGCCCGAGGTCATGCGTAGCGACGTCCCGAGTTCCTGCGCGATGATCATCGCCATCGTCGTCTTGCCCAGCCCCGGCGGGCCAGATAGCAGGATGTGGTCGGGGGTGACCGCGCGGCGTTTGGCACCGGCGAGCACGAGGTTGAGTTGCTCGCGCACCTTGGGTTGGCCGATGAACTCCCCGAGCGACTTCGGGCGCAGGGATTTCTCCACGTCGCGGTCCTCGATGAGTTCCGCGGCGTTCACGACGGAACCTGCCGGACGGCCCACGCCCTCCGGCAGGGCGAACTCGGTCTTTTCTACGTCAGGCATGCCCCAAACCCTACTTCGAGCCGAGCTGGGTCAGGGCGGCGCGCAGCAGCTCCGACGACGTCGCCTGCGGGTTGCCGTCCGCGAGCGTGTCCACGACCGGGCGCGCCGCCTTGTCCGTAAACCCCAGGCCGACGAGCGCCTCGATCACCTGCTCCGTCACGAGCGACGCCCCCCGCGCGGGCGCCGCGGCCTGCCCCGGCCCCGGCTGCGCGGGTTCGTACAGGCCGTCGATCTTGTCCTTGAGCTCCAGGGCCATGCGCTCTGCCATCTTCTTGCCCACGCCGGGGATGGTCTGGATTCGTTTGATCGCCGCCGCGTCCCCGGCGGTGATGAGCGCGGCCAGTTCCGCGGGCTCGAAGACGGACAGGCACGCGACGGCGAGCTTCGGGCCCAGCCCGGTGACGGTCTGCAGCTTGAGGAACATGGTGCGCGCGGCGTCGTCGGCGAACCCGTAGAGGGTCACGCCGTCGTCCTTGACCACCATCGAGGTGAGCACTCGGGTGGTCTCGCCCCGGGTGAGGCGGGCGAGCGTGGGCGGGCCGGCCACGAACCGGTAGCCCACCCCGGAGCACTCGATCACCGCGTGGTCCAAGCCGATGGTGAGAACTTCCCCGTGCAGAGAGTCAATCAAGGCGAAACCGTCCGTTCTGAGCGTCGAATCCTGATGTCGAATTATGAGGAGGTGGCCGCCAGCCCGCGCGCAATGAGCGGGGCGCGCCAGCAGTGGCACACCGCGATGGCCAGCGCATCCGCCGCGTCGGCGGGCTTGGGAGGCTCGCCTAAGCCCAGGATGCGCGTCACCATGGTGGTCATCTGCTTCTTGTCGGCCCGGCCGTTGCCGGAGATGGCTTTTTTCACCTCGGACGGCGTGTACTGGTGCACCGGTATGCCGCGCTCGGCGGCCGCGAGGATGAGCACCCCCACCGCGTGTGCGGTGTGCATGACGGTGGAGACGTTCCCGCGCTCGAAGATGCGCTCCATGGCGATGACGTCCGGCTGGTAGTCGTCCAGCCACTCGCGCACCGCCGCCGACAGCCGCACCAGTCGCTCCGGCAGCTCGGACGCCGCCGGGGTGCGCACAACACCCACCGCCACGGGAATGACCTGCCGGCCCCGCCCCGCCTGGACCACGGACAAGCCGCACCGGGTCAGGCCCGGGTCGATGCCCATCACCCGCAGCCCCTCGAGGTTCACGGTCCTAGTCCTCCAGCTGCGCCGCGACCTCGTCGCTCAGCGTCATGTTCGTGTACACGTTCTGCACGTCGTCGGAGTCCTCGAGCGCGTCGATGAGCCTGACCATCTTGCGCGCGCCGTCGACATCCAGGTCAACCTCCACCGACGCGCGGAAATCCTGCTCGGCGTCCTCGACCTCGATGCCCTCGCTCTCCAGTGCGGAGCGTACGGCGCGCAGGTCCGTCGGCGCGCAGATGATCTCGAACACCTCTCCCAGGTCGCGCACCTCCTCCGCACCCGCCTCCAGCACGGCCATGAGCAGGTCGTCCTCGGAGAGCTCGCCCTTGGGCACGGTCACCACTCCGGTGCGCGTGAACATGTAACCCACCGAGCCGGTTTCGCCGAGGTTGCCCCCGTTCTTAGTCATGGCGGTGCGCACCTCGGTGGCGGCGCGGTTGCGGTTGTCTGTGAGGCACTCGATCATCACCGCGACGCCGTTCGGGCCGTAGCCCTCGTAGACCACGGCCTCCCAGTTGGAACCGCCGGCCTCCTCGCCGGAGCCGCGCTTGCGGGCGCGCTCGATGTTGTCCTTCGGGACGGAGGCCTTGGTGGCCTTGCGAATCATGTCGTCGAGGGTTGGGTTGGCGGAGGGGTCGCCGCCGCCGGTACGGGCGGCCACCTCGATGTCCTTGATCATTTTCGCCCACTGCTTCGAACGCTTCGCGTCGTTGGCGGCCTTCTTGTGTTTCGTGGTTGCCCACTTTGAGTGGCCTGACATGTCCAGCTCCCCTTTCGGCTGCGCGCGTGAACGTCCGGTCAACCCAGTGGTCACGGCACGGCGAGATTGTCCTTATCTAACTTCGCACAAGTATACGCACACCCCCGACACGCCCCGGGAGCGCTGTGGCCGCTTAGGCGCCGGAGGAATCACGCGCGGGCGCGGTCGTCTCCCGCAGGGTGCGGGTGAGTCCTTCCTGGACCGTCACGGCGACCAGGTTGCCCTGTCGGTCGTAGATTTTGCCCTGGGTGAGCGAGCGGCCGTGGTGCGCCGACGGGGAGCTCTGGTCGTAGAGCAGCCAGTCGTCGGCGCGGAACGGGCGCAGGAACCACATCGCGTGGTCGAGGGAGGCCATCTGCACCTTGTCCTCGGGGTGCGGCACCATCGAGGAAAACAGCAGCGTCATGTCCGACATGTATGCGAGGGTGCAGATGTGGAAGGTCTCGTCGTCCGGCAGGCGCTCCTTGGAGCGGAACCACACCACCTGCTGGCCCGCGGCGCGGTTGTCCCGCTCGTAGCTCGTGGCCGGCGCCACCCGGATGTCCCAGTCGGACCACTCCGTGATCAGGCCTGTGAGGCCCTGCGGCAGCTGGTCAGGGCTCAGCTCGAGGTCCTCCGGGTCGGGCGCGGGGCGCATGGCGTCGAAGTGCTCGGGGCCCTTGTCGTCGGTGACGTGGAAGCTCGCCTGCATGGAGAAGATGGCCTCTCCGTTTTGGATCGCCTCCACCGTGCGGGTGGAAAAGCTGCGGCCATCGCGGATCCGCGACACCATGTAGACGGTTTCCTCGTTGGCCTTGCCGGCGCGCAGGAAGTAGCCGTGGAGGGAGTGGACGCGCTTTCCCTCCTCGACGGTGCGTGTCGCCGCGACGAGCGCCTGGCCGGCGACGTGCCCGCCGAAGGTGCGCACGAACACGGTGGAGTCCATCGCGCGGCCGCAAAAGATGTCCTTGTCAATACGTTCGAGATCGAGAATCGCTTGGATGCTGGGTGCGCTCATGCCCATGTACTCTACAACCGCGCTAGACACTGGCGGCGCTGAGCGAAGCGTACTCGGGCAGCTCCGCCGTGCCCCCGAGCCGCAGCAGCCGCACGGGCGCCGTAAGCCGCACCGCCCGCGTGTCGCTGACCGCCTCGTTGTAGAAGCGCAGCGCGAGCATCACCCGGGTGTCAGCGTCCTCGAGGTCGCCTTCCCGCTCACCGCCGAGCAAGCGCTTATCGACGTCCGCCCGCAGCGCGTCCTCCGCCTCCAACCGGTCGCTCAGGTTTCGCGGCGTGAGCTCGATGAGCTCGGCCGCTCGGGCCCGCGCGGCCAGCTCCGGGACCGCGACCGCGATGACCGCGCAGCGGCGGTCGAGCGCGGCCTGGAGGGCGTCACGTGAGCGGTCGAGCCGGATGTGGAGTCTGTCCAGGCGCCTCGCCGTGAGGTACGCCCATAACGCGAAAGCCGTCACCGCAACGATGACGAGGATGACGAGAGGTACCCACAGGGGCGTTCCCACTATCCCAGCCTCACTTTCTCCGAGCCCACCTGGCCGATCACGGTTTCGTAGACCGCCATGATGCGGCCCGCCACCTGCGCCCAGTCGTAGTCCTGGGCGCGCCGCGACCCGGCGGCGGCGAGTGCGTGGCGCGCCCGGGGGTCGTCGATAAGCAGGCGCAAGTGCGCGGCGAGAGCGCCCGCGTCGCCGGCGGTGAACAGCACCCCGGCGGGCGAGGTGCCGGCGGCGTCGCAGACGGCGGCGAAGGCCTCGATGTCGCTGGCCACCACCGCGCACCCGGCGGCCATGGCCTCGACGAGCACGATGCCGAAGGACTCCCCGCCGGTGTTGGGGGCCACGTAGATGTCGGCGCGGCCAAGGATCGCTGCCTTCTCGGCCTCGCTGACGCGGCCGACGAAGTCGACGCCGTGCGCCGGC containing:
- the secF gene encoding protein translocase subunit SecF, whose amino-acid sequence is MASTKFTPGTGDSVPEAASASVTRSRYDKLYTGEGAIDFIGRSKLWYGITFALVVIALAAMLLRGFNLGIDFEGGTKMSMPAGDLVAEDVEETFIEATGVTPELTQIIGAGDARTLEINSEHLTQDQIDQARQAIFEEHQPLDSEGNVSPDAIGDSTVSESWGSTITQRMILAMGVFLLAAAAYVALRLEREMAVAAMAALLIDGVLIMGIYALFGLEITPAMVIGLLTVLTFSIYDTVIVFDKVRENTAGVLDSRRTTYAEEANLAVNQTVMRSISTSVISALPIVALMVVAVWMMGVGTLRDLALIQLIGVIEGIFSSLFLATPILVSLINRQKKYQEHNREVQEFREGRGADGDAGEEITGSKRTVAAPASAPAAPNQAAPTGQTGQTGPTTASWRPTSR
- the yajC gene encoding preprotein translocase subunit YajC codes for the protein MELIFLLIILAVFMLPTLLMMRSQRRRQADMEQLHASLQPGDAVVTVAGVHGTVVGADADTLRLEIAPGIVVTTERTGVLRRATPAAANTDGARTD
- a CDS encoding ABC transporter substrate-binding protein — translated: MRSSHPLMRKLFALTVAVTAATAGAVACATPGSDTSAEQEASQFAYQIPGSVSTINAGSDVGVSEFAQMVSGRVYPGVFVAGPSGQMIPNTDLVRTQALPGAQRIVQYQLAPEAVFSDGAPVTCTDYLLTFTAGKNPEIFGSHMPLFDDAERLNCQPGAKNFDVVFAEGRGARWRELFGPGTVMPAHAVASRVNMDEAGLNAELNSGNPESLRRIAREWHDGFNLDTFDPAMHVSFGPYVLDSVGEAGQVTLVANEHYYGDVPLTDEIVVWPGTADSAELNATGNLRIADVSEADPQWLDRNAEGNALDVTSTEGALTDSLTFEDFGPWSYHERRRALAKCVDPRAVAAASSAEAGVEVPATTVHVVAHNDPLAKRFDDIAAPHMDVDVEGARSLAGLELRIGYAQASTRMAAMVEAIRDSCEAAGVTVTDVTATTGETKTLRDIGRVEIDEWGAETGVEGTVDAVLRPVNPQTEYGGLGARTPDVDAMREAETKLWETLPSLPLAAQPRSFAIDRNLTNVIVYTGPTGIGWNMDRWQLRPPSTDATTQ
- a CDS encoding acyl-CoA thioesterase; the encoded protein is MSAPSIQAILDLERIDKDIFCGRAMDSTVFVRTFGGHVAGQALVAATRTVEEGKRVHSLHGYFLRAGKANEETVYMVSRIRDGRSFSTRTVEAIQNGEAIFSMQASFHVTDDKGPEHFDAMRPAPDPEDLELSPDQLPQGLTGLITEWSDWDIRVAPATSYERDNRAAGQQVVWFRSKERLPDDETFHICTLAYMSDMTLLFSSMVPHPEDKVQMASLDHAMWFLRPFRADDWLLYDQSSPSAHHGRSLTQGKIYDRQGNLVAVTVQEGLTRTLRETTAPARDSSGA
- the ruvA gene encoding Holliday junction branch migration protein RuvA — protein: MIDSLHGEVLTIGLDHAVIECSGVGYRFVAGPPTLARLTRGETTRVLTSMVVKDDGVTLYGFADDAARTMFLKLQTVTGLGPKLAVACLSVFEPAELAALITAGDAAAIKRIQTIPGVGKKMAERMALELKDKIDGLYEPAQPGPGQAAAPARGASLVTEQVIEALVGLGFTDKAARPVVDTLADGNPQATSSELLRAALTQLGSK
- a CDS encoding YebC/PmpR family DNA-binding transcriptional regulator, which gives rise to MSGHSKWATTKHKKAANDAKRSKQWAKMIKDIEVAARTGGGDPSANPTLDDMIRKATKASVPKDNIERARKRGSGEEAGGSNWEAVVYEGYGPNGVAVMIECLTDNRNRAATEVRTAMTKNGGNLGETGSVGYMFTRTGVVTVPKGELSEDDLLMAVLEAGAEEVRDLGEVFEIICAPTDLRAVRSALESEGIEVEDAEQDFRASVEVDLDVDGARKMVRLIDALEDSDDVQNVYTNMTLSDEVAAQLED
- the ruvB gene encoding Holliday junction branch migration DNA helicase RuvB translates to MPDVEKTEFALPEGVGRPAGSVVNAAELIEDRDVEKSLRPKSLGEFIGQPKVREQLNLVLAGAKRRAVTPDHILLSGPPGLGKTTMAMIIAQELGTSLRMTSGPALERAGDLAAMLSNLMEGDVLFIDEIHRIARPAEEMLYMAMEDFRIDVIVGKGPGATSIPLEIPPFTLVGATTRAGMLTGPLRDRFGFTAQMEFYDVDDLTSVITRAATILDVDITHDAAVEIASRSRGTPRIANRLLRRVRDWADVHGDGRVDVPAARAALEVFDVDELGLDRLDRAVLDSLIRGHGGGPVGVNTLAIAVGEEPATVEEVCEPYLVRAGLMARTGRGRVATAAAWNHLGITPPPEAPGQLNLL
- the ruvC gene encoding crossover junction endodeoxyribonuclease RuvC, with product MNLEGLRVMGIDPGLTRCGLSVVQAGRGRQVIPVAVGVVRTPAASELPERLVRLSAAVREWLDDYQPDVIAMERIFERGNVSTVMHTAHAVGVLILAAAERGIPVHQYTPSEVKKAISGNGRADKKQMTTMVTRILGLGEPPKPADAADALAIAVCHCWRAPLIARGLAATSS
- the secD gene encoding protein translocase subunit SecD yields the protein MSSPTRRAADLRAKRTWPATALALFLLIIVAVYALVFFTGSKSATPKLGIDLQGGTRVTLVPQGQDPTPEQLQDARNIIENRVNGMGVSGASVVVDGNTLVITAAGDDTSAVRNLGQTSQLAFRPVAQSPAPDPAALGETLVDTANAWVAHGILPKDQAQSTIDGIVAQLGEGAAGLEVTAEPLEEPKGPVEAADRRQETTEMLRETRQSSDPTQQFASLALMSTVCQTQQTDPLAGTDDSSQPLVACDATSLQPLLLGEAPLLDPQNPEGPRLTGNEIDTSRAITGGYNPQTSQMEISFAFSQDGEPNGSQAWAQLTSNMIGQQVAITLDSQVISAPVIQGATPVGSATSITGQFTQEEATALANNLRYGALPLSFAGEDGEPGGTAMTVPPSLGAASLKAGLIAGVVGLILVAIFVFAYYRLFGLISLATLAVAGLVVYGVLVLLGRWIGYSLDLSGIAGLIIGIGTTADSFVVIYERVKDELRKGRTFRSATAQGWDRAKETIVTGNIVTLIGAVVIYFLAVGDVKGFAFTMGLTTVVDLLVTFLVTAPLMILASRSRFWSRPAVNGMGAIYRLVQRERAAGTAGATASAQPARAEEN